AACCGATCGCCGTGGTCCCGGTGTTGGTGACCTTCACCTCGGCGTTGAAGCCGCCGCCCCAGTCGCTGCTGACGGTGTAGGCGGCCGCGCAGGAGGCCGTGCCACCGCCGCCGCCCCCTCCGCCGCCACCGCCGGTCCCCGGAAAGCCCGGCGCCTTGACGCTCGCCAGGTATCCGTCCTTCACGGTGTCGACGCTCTGCCAGTCGTCCTTGAGGATGCCGCCCGTGTCACCGGAGTTGGGGTTCCAGGACCAGAAGGTCCAGTGGAAGGAGTCGGCGCCGTACGTCGACGTCGGCCGGAGGTAACTCACCAGGGCCGCCAGCCACTTCTGGTCCACCGTGGACTGGAGCGTGGTGCCGAACTCGCCCACCCACACGGGCGCGATGTTCTGCTTGAAGATGTAGCCCCAGTACTTGTCCCAGATCCCCGGCATGTTCGCGGGGAACGTCGGGTCGCTGAACCAGCTCTGCTGGGCGACGCTCGTCGCGTAGTCGTGGGCCGAGTACACGACCCGGTTCGCCACGTCGAGCTGCACCGGGTACTGGCCGACGCCCATCAGGTTGCCGCCCCACCAGCCGGAGACGCCGTTGAAGGACTGCACGCCCTCGACGAAGATCAGAAGGGCGGGGTTGACGGACAGGACGGCGTTGCCGGCGCGTTGCGCGGCCAGCCGCCAGTCGGTCGCGGTGTCCCCGCAGCCCCAACAGGCGGGATCGTGCGGTTCGTTGTGCAGATCGATGCCGACGACCGTGTCCTGGCCCTGGTAACGGGCCGCGAGGGCCTTGAGGTTGGCGATCCACGTCG
The sequence above is a segment of the Streptomyces asoensis genome. Coding sequences within it:
- a CDS encoding cellulase family glycosylhydrolase — translated: MFRSLRRMLCGLAAALLIPLGAGAQTAHAADAVAADVVAAEAGAGYWHTSGRQILDAAGQPVRVAGINWFGFETGNYVVHGLWSRDYKSMIDQMRSLGYNTIRIPYSDDIFKSTTVPNSIDFSSGKNADLQGLNSLQILDKLVSYAGQDGLKVILDRHRPDAGGQSALWYTAAVPESTWIANLKALAARYQGQDTVVGIDLHNEPHDPACWGCGDTATDWRLAAQRAGNAVLSVNPALLIFVEGVQSFNGVSGWWGGNLMGVGQYPVQLDVANRVVYSAHDYATSVAQQSWFSDPTFPANMPGIWDKYWGYIFKQNIAPVWVGEFGTTLQSTVDQKWLAALVSYLRPTSTYGADSFHWTFWSWNPNSGDTGGILKDDWQSVDTVKDGYLASVKAPGFPGTGGGGGGGGGGGTASCAAAYTVSSDWGGGFNAEVKVTNTGTTAIGSWKVTWTWSGAQQITSMWNASYTQSGGGVTAVNASHNGAVPAGGSASFGFGGTPGGGGVPSVSCTAA